In a single window of the Rhodamnia argentea isolate NSW1041297 chromosome 2, ASM2092103v1, whole genome shotgun sequence genome:
- the LOC115746362 gene encoding uncharacterized protein At2g23090-like, whose amino-acid sequence MGGGNGQKAKMARERNMEKQKGARGSQLESNKKAMNIQCKVCMQTFICTTTEVKCREHAEAKHPKSDLYACFPHLKK is encoded by the exons ATGGGCGGAGGCAACGGCCAGAAAGCTAAGATGGCTCGCGAGAGGAACATGGAGAAGCAAAAGGGCGCtcgag GAAGTCAGCTTGAGTCAAACAAGAAAGCCATGAATATCCAG TGCAAGGTTTGCATGCAGACTTTCATTTGCACTACAACAGAGGTGAAATGCAGAGAACACGCAGAGGCAAAACATCCTAAGTCGGATTTGTATGCATGTTTTCCTCATCTGAAGAAATGA